A window of the Brassica oleracea var. oleracea cultivar TO1000 chromosome C1, BOL, whole genome shotgun sequence genome harbors these coding sequences:
- the LOC106331455 gene encoding subtilisin-like protease SBT2.5, whose protein sequence is MESSSTELYYVFLKRDPEYERLKEIRTKKGEEELDRYLEKRHEEILESNLEPGSYKRTVSLVVVHGFGVEITKHQAQVLRSADGVYTVEKNEEIKLVSS, encoded by the exons ATGGAAAGTTCGAGCACAGAACTCTATTATGTATTTTTGAAAAGAGACCCTGAGTATGAGCGTCTTAAAGAAATCCG GACAAAGAAAGGTGAAGAAGAGTTGGACAGGTACCTAGAAAAGAGACATGAGGAGATTCTTGAAAGTAACCTTGAGCCTGGCTCTTATAAGAGGACCGTTTCTCTTGTCGTTGTTCACGGTTTTGGTGTTGAGATCACCAAGCACCAG GCCCAAGTGCTAAGATCAGCCGATGGGGTTTATACGGTGGAAAAGAACGAAGAAATTAAACTTGTGTCGAGTTAA
- the LOC106306943 gene encoding probable polygalacturonase — protein MWRFSVLILLFSHLAVSSSSLGDSEATCSGIVSLPNRNDRISITDFGGVGDGRTVNTKAFREAIYRIQHLKRRGGTLLYIPPGVFLTESFNLTSHMTLFLAKGAVLKAVQDTWNWPLIDPLPSYGRGRELPGARYMSFIHGDGLRDVVITGENGTIDGQGEVWWNMWRSRTLKFTRPNLIELKNSKEIIISNVVFQNSPFWNIHPVYCSDVVIHHVTILAPQDSPNTDGIDPDSSSNVCIEDSYISTGDDLVAIKSGWDEYGIAFGRPSSNITIRRITGSTPFAGIAIGSETSGGIKNIVAEHISLSNMGVGVNIKTNIGRGGYIKNIKISNVYVENARYGIKIAGDTGDHPDAYYNPNALPVVKGIRINNVWGVNVRNAGSIQGLKDSPFTGICLSEINIHGSLNTYRTWKCSDVIGTSLKVSPWPCSELRTTGGSYSCSSTF, from the exons ATGTGGCGGTTCTCCGTTTTGATTCTCCTCTTCTCACACCTAGCCGTCTCTTCCTCGTCCTTGGGTGATTCGGAGGCAACATGCTCCGGTATAGTCTCGTTACCGAACCGGAACGATAGGATCTCGATAACAGACTTTGGTGGCGTGGGAGACGGCAGGACGGTGAACACTAAGGCGTTTAGGGAGGCTATATATAGGATACAGCACCTGAAGAGGAGAGGAGGCACGCTTCTGTATATACCTCCCGGAGTGTTTCTCACGGAGAGCTTCAATCTCACCAGCCATATGACTCTCTTCTTGGCTAAAGGCGCTGTACTCAAAGCTGTTCAG GATACATGGAACTGGCCACTGATTGATCCTTTGCCATCTTATGGAAGAGGGAGGGAGTTACCAGGGGCACGTTATATGAGTTTTATTCATGGTGATGGCCTTCGTGATGTAGTCATCACTG GAGAAAACGGGACAATAGACGGTCAAGGAGAAGTGTGGTGGAACATGTGGCGCAGTAGAACCCTAAAGTTCACTAGACCGAATCTAATCGAGCTCAAAAACTCCAAGGAGATCATTATCTCCAATGTTGTTTTCCAGAACTCACCCTTCTGGAACATTCATCCTGTGTATTGCAG TGACGTTGTCATCCATCACGTTACCATCTTAGCTCCACAAGATTCACCCAACACTGATGGAATCGATCCAG ATTCCAGCTCCAACGTCTGCATAGAAGACTCCTACATCTCAACAGGAGACGACCTTGTTGCAATAAAAAGCGGTTGGGACGAGTACGGAATCGCTTTTGGCCGTCCAAGCTCAAACATAACGATCCGCCGCATCACAGGATCGACCCCTTTCGCAGGTATCGCAATAGGAAGCGAAACATCAGGAGGGATCAAGAACATTGTAGCAGAACACATCAGTCTATCCAACATGGGCGTTGGAGTCAACATCAAGACAAACATTGGTCGCGGAGGATACATTAAAAACATTAAAATCTCCAACGTTTATGTCGAAAACGCTAGGTACGGGATCAAGATCGCGGGAGATACTGGAGATCACCCTGACGCTTATTATAACCCAAACGCTCTCCCAGTCGTTAAGGGAATACGTATCAATAACGTTTGGGGAGTTAACGTTCGAAACGCTGGATCCATTCAAGGCCTTAAGGATTCACCTTTCACAG GGATATGTTTGAGTGAGATTAACATACATGGAAGCTTGAATACGTACCGGACGTGGAAGTGTTCCGATGTTATTGGAACTTCGCTGAAGGTCAGTCCTTGGCCTTGTTCGGAGCTGAGAACTACTGGTGGATCTTATTCGTGTTCTTCCACTTTCTGA
- the LOC106306937 gene encoding long chain acyl-CoA synthetase 4, with protein sequence MTQQLEKFIFQVEEGREGSDGRPSVGPVYRSVFAKDGFPEPIEGMDSCWDVFRMSVEKYPNNPMLGRREIVDGKPGKYVWQTYQEVYDIVIKLGNSLRSCGVEEQAKCGIYGANSPEWIISMEACNAHGLYCVPLYDTLGAGAVEFIITHSEVSIVFVEEKKISELFKTCPKATEYMKTVVSFGGVTREQKEAAETFGLVIYAWDEFLKLGEGKQFDLPIKKKSDICTIMYTSGTTGDPKGVMISNESIVTLIAGVIRLLKSANEALTVKDVYLSYLPLAHIFDRVIEECFIQHGAAIGFWRGDVKLLIEDLGELKPTIFCAVPRVLDRVYSGLQQKLAAGGFFKKFMFDSAFSFKYGHMKKGQSHVEASPLCDKLVFSKVKQGLGGNVRIILSGAAPLASHVESFLRVVACCHVLQGYGLTESCAGTFVSLPDRLDMLGTVGPPVPNVDIRLESVPEMEYDALASTPRGEICIRGKTLFSGYYKREDLSKEVLIDGWLHTGDVGEWQPNGSMKIIDRKKNIFKLSQGEYVAVENLENIYGEVQAVDSVWVYGNSFESFLIAVANPNQHILEKWAAENGVSGDYNALCQNAKAKEFILGELVKMGKEKKMKGFEIIKAVHLDPVPFDMERDLLTPTYKKKRPQLLKHYQCVIDEMYKTTNESLASRK encoded by the exons ATGACGCAGCAGCTAGAGAAATTCATCTTCCAAGTCGAGGAAGGGAGAGAAGGTAGCGATGGAAGACCATCCGTTGGACCTGTGTACCGCAGTGTCTTCGCCAAGGACGGGTTCCCGGAGCCGATCGAAGGAATGGATAGTTGCTGGGATGTTTTCCG CATGTCTGTTGAGAAGTATCCAAACAATCCGATGCTTGGCCGCCGTGAGATTGTAGACGGGAAG CCGGGGAAGTATGTATGGCAAACGTACCAAGAAGTCTACGACATTGTTATAAAGCTGGGAAACTCTCTCCGAAGTTGTGGAGTTGAGGAG CAAGCGAAATGTGGTATCTATGGTGCTAATTCTCCCGAGTGGATCATAAGCATGGAG GCATGTAATGCACATGGACTCTATTGTGTCCCTCTGTATGATACACTAGGCGCTGGTGCTGTGGAGTTCATTATTACCCATTCTGAGGTTTCAATTGTCTTTGTGGAGGAGAAGAAGATCTCTGAG TTATTTAAGACATGCCCAAAGGCCACAGAGTACATGAAGA CCGTTGTGAGCTTCGGTGGTGTCACACGTGAACAAAAAGAAGCAGCTGAAACTTTTGGGTTGGTCATATATGCTTGGGATGAGTTTTTGAAGCTG GGCGAAGGAAAGCAATTTGATCTTCCAATCAAAAAGAAGAGTGACATTTGCACGATCATGTATACTAGTGGAACCACTGGTGATCCAAAGGGAGTGATGATATCTAACGAAAGCATTGTTACCCTTATCGCTGGAGTGATCCGTCTACTGAAAAGCGCTAACGAAGCC TTGACTGTGAAAGATGTGTACCTTTCTTACCTTCCTCTCGCCCACATCTTTGACCGAGTTATCGAGGAGTGTTTTATCCAACATGGTGCTGCAATTGGCTTCTGGCGTGGG GATGTCAAGCTGTTGATAGAAGACCTTGGCGAGCTTAAACCAACTATTTTTTGCGCTGTACCTCGTGTGCTAGATAGAGTTTACTCAG GTCTTCAGCAGAAGCTTGCTGCTGGTGGATTCTTCAAAAAGTTTATGTTTGATTCTGCATTTTCCTT TAAATATGGACATATGAAGAAAGGACAGTCTCATGTAGAGGCCTCTCCATTATGTGACAAACTTGTATTCAGCAAG GTTAAACAAGGGCTCGGAGGCAACGTGAGGATCATTCTATCGGGAGCTGCTCCTCTCGCTAGTCACGTAGAGTCATTTCTAAGAGTGGTGGCTTGCTGTCATGTTCTCCAAGGATACG GTCTAACCGAGAGCTGTGCTGGGACTTTTGTCTCGCTGCCGGACCGACTGGACATGCTCGGGACAGTTGGACCACCAGTGCCAAACGTGGATATACGCCTTGAATCTGTACCCGAGATGGAATATGATGCTCTTGCAAGTACTCCACGTGGTGAAATCTGCATTCGGGGAAAGACCCTTTTCTCTGGATACTACAAACGTGAAGACCTCTCAAAAGAGGTTCTTATTGATGGATGGCTGCACACAG GTGATGTTGGGGAATGGCAACCAAATGGAAGCATGAAGATAATCGACAGGAAGAAGAATATCTTTAAACTCTCACAAGGAGAGTATGTTGCGGTCGAGAACTTGGAAAACATCTATGGTGAAGTACAAGCGGTTGATTCC GTGTGGGTGTACGGGAACAGCTTTGAATCCTTCCTAATCGCAGTCGCCAATCCAAACCAGCATATCCTTGAGAAATGGGCTGCAGAAAACGGTGTGAGCGGTGACTACAACGCTCTCTGTCAAAACGCAAAGGCAAAGGAATTCATCCTCGGAGAACTTGTGAAAATGGGCAAAGAGAAAAAG ATGAAGGGGTTCGAGATCATTAAGGCGGTTCATCTAGACCCAGTGCCGTTTGACATGGAACGCGATCTTCTTACTCCCACTTACAAAAAGAAGAGGCCTCAATTGCTGAAACACTACCAG TGTGTGATCGATGAAATGTACAAGACCACAAATGAGAGCTTAGCTTCCAGAAAGTAA